One genomic segment of Nitratidesulfovibrio sp. includes these proteins:
- a CDS encoding response regulator, whose protein sequence is MRSHMFSIRVTLVWVALLAALPSFGVILYDSHRYASQLQAEADASIMRTTNSIAVLQERVTDSARQILTTLAALSDVRRLDPAACESIFRDTLSGDNTLLNLLAIDINGDLVASGRPLASPSDEAPLNFSDRMYFRSAVREKRFSSGEYVVARTLREATFHFALPLIDGEGHVYGVLAAPIRLDHYDSFFDKLLLPQGSILSLSDHRGIRLAYRPAMGMNPPGAPIRREAWDMVRSSMDNGQATRVGLDGTRRLYGFTRLRLYPEAAAYMNIIVGLPEDAVLAPVRAARNRALLLLGGAMAVTLAVAWSIGGRLVARPLSHIAATATRIGEGQLGTRTGIRHDMGEIGQLAFSVDTMAAILASRLREREAFTAELHDNEARYRAVFDNAMDAILLADADTGLILDANRAAQQVFGYTRDELVGMHQRQLHPDRAHRNGFGGRFNTLREHPMEMPAEMPMRTKAGIERDMLVKARVLRVGNRDVVVGMFHDITERRQSEQQLREVEARFRSIVEGAPLGLLLLTLDQAEHLRIEAVNPTADTALHITGRSMLGRRLTEALPGIAATNLPTIFGSIAIKGGTFSVSAHASAGWLPAGWAFVDLWVFRTGSRQIAVMFADVTRRTRAEDELRQARDTAEKANRSKSEFIAVMSHEVRTPINGIMGMLQLLRGTRLSDDQEDCVDTALGASRNLLRILDDILDISRMEAGALPLVEEPFSMAQVTEPVHAMLAHQTQAKGLTFEVLTAPDLPATLMGDAGRIRQVLVNLVSNAVKCTDTGGVRVEIYPLPRCGPAERTCIHMAVIDTGVGFAPERLRTLFDNYATGSAATARPGGTGLGLAIVRRLTRLMGGSICVDTAPGEGTEFHITLPLRTEEAPPKASRAPRRPAAPDATGSAPEAASTQGATPNASPPPHAAAKPAKEGETAGGKGAAGDHAPDAAGDTPRILVVDDDEVNLITAQRLLTRLGYAADRAASGRQALEMLGRNRYDAVLMDIQMPDMDGMDVTRLIRMREPVSPGTTPPWVPVVALTAHAMLGDRERFLAAGMNDYLAKPIELDQLDARLRAQLRSRPQAQSQTRPEPAQPTGTGSGDR, encoded by the coding sequence ATGCGGTCGCACATGTTCTCCATCCGCGTCACCCTGGTCTGGGTAGCCCTTCTGGCGGCCCTGCCCTCGTTCGGGGTCATCCTGTACGATTCCCACCGCTACGCCTCGCAGCTACAGGCAGAGGCAGATGCCTCGATCATGCGCACCACCAACAGCATCGCGGTGTTGCAGGAACGCGTGACCGACAGCGCCCGCCAGATACTGACCACCCTTGCCGCCCTGTCCGACGTGCGGCGGCTGGACCCCGCCGCCTGCGAAAGCATCTTCCGCGACACGCTCTCCGGCGACAACACCCTGCTGAACCTGCTCGCCATCGACATCAACGGCGACCTCGTGGCCTCGGGACGCCCCCTCGCCTCCCCCTCCGACGAAGCCCCCCTGAATTTTTCCGACCGCATGTACTTTCGCAGCGCCGTGCGCGAAAAACGCTTTTCCAGCGGCGAATACGTGGTTGCCCGTACCCTGCGGGAAGCCACCTTTCACTTCGCGTTGCCCCTCATCGACGGCGAAGGGCATGTGTACGGGGTGCTGGCGGCCCCCATCCGCCTCGACCATTACGACTCGTTCTTCGACAAGCTGCTCCTGCCGCAGGGTTCCATCCTCAGCCTGTCCGACCACCGGGGCATCCGCCTGGCCTATCGCCCCGCCATGGGCATGAATCCGCCCGGCGCTCCCATCCGGCGCGAGGCGTGGGACATGGTGCGCAGTTCGATGGACAACGGTCAGGCTACCCGCGTGGGGCTGGACGGAACCAGACGGCTGTACGGGTTCACCCGCCTGCGCCTGTATCCGGAAGCGGCCGCGTACATGAACATCATCGTGGGCCTGCCCGAAGATGCCGTGCTGGCTCCGGTGCGGGCCGCGCGCAACCGTGCCCTGCTGCTGCTCGGCGGCGCCATGGCCGTGACCCTGGCCGTGGCCTGGAGCATCGGCGGCAGGCTGGTGGCCCGGCCCCTGTCGCACATCGCCGCCACAGCCACCCGCATCGGCGAAGGCCAGTTGGGCACGCGTACCGGCATTCGCCACGACATGGGCGAAATCGGCCAGTTGGCCTTCAGCGTGGACACCATGGCCGCCATCCTCGCCAGCCGCCTGCGCGAACGCGAAGCCTTCACCGCCGAACTGCACGACAACGAGGCCCGCTACCGCGCCGTATTCGACAACGCCATGGACGCCATTCTGCTGGCCGACGCGGATACCGGCCTCATTCTGGACGCCAACCGGGCTGCCCAGCAGGTGTTCGGCTACACCCGCGATGAACTGGTGGGCATGCACCAGCGTCAACTGCACCCGGACAGGGCGCACCGCAACGGCTTTGGCGGGCGCTTCAACACCCTGCGCGAACACCCCATGGAAATGCCCGCGGAAATGCCCATGCGCACCAAGGCTGGCATAGAACGCGACATGCTGGTCAAGGCCAGGGTGCTGCGCGTGGGCAATCGCGACGTGGTCGTGGGCATGTTCCACGACATCACCGAGCGCAGGCAGTCGGAACAGCAACTGCGCGAAGTGGAGGCCCGATTCCGCTCCATCGTCGAAGGCGCCCCGCTGGGTCTCTTGCTGCTCACCCTGGACCAGGCCGAACACCTGCGCATAGAGGCGGTGAATCCCACTGCCGACACGGCCCTGCACATCACCGGCCGGAGCATGCTGGGGCGGCGGCTGACCGAGGCCCTGCCCGGCATCGCCGCCACCAACCTGCCCACCATCTTCGGCTCCATCGCCATCAAGGGCGGGACGTTCAGCGTCTCGGCCCATGCCAGCGCCGGGTGGCTGCCCGCCGGGTGGGCCTTTGTGGACCTGTGGGTATTCCGCACCGGCAGCCGCCAGATCGCGGTGATGTTCGCGGACGTCACCCGGCGCACCCGCGCCGAGGACGAACTGCGCCAGGCCAGGGATACGGCGGAGAAGGCCAACCGTTCCAAGTCGGAATTCATCGCGGTCATGAGCCACGAGGTGCGCACCCCCATCAACGGCATCATGGGCATGCTGCAACTGCTGCGCGGCACTCGGCTTTCCGACGACCAGGAAGACTGCGTGGACACGGCCCTGGGCGCCAGCCGCAACCTGCTGCGCATCCTCGACGACATCCTGGACATCTCGCGCATGGAGGCGGGCGCGCTGCCGCTGGTGGAAGAACCGTTCAGCATGGCCCAGGTGACAGAACCCGTGCACGCCATGCTGGCCCACCAGACCCAGGCCAAGGGGCTGACCTTCGAGGTGCTGACCGCCCCGGACCTGCCCGCCACGCTCATGGGCGATGCCGGGCGCATTCGCCAGGTGCTGGTGAACCTGGTGTCCAATGCGGTCAAATGCACCGACACGGGCGGAGTGCGGGTGGAAATATACCCGTTGCCGCGGTGCGGCCCGGCAGAGCGGACCTGCATCCACATGGCGGTCATCGACACGGGCGTCGGCTTCGCGCCGGAGCGGCTGCGCACCCTGTTCGACAACTACGCCACGGGCAGCGCGGCCACGGCGCGCCCCGGCGGCACGGGCCTGGGACTGGCCATCGTGCGGCGGCTCACCCGGCTCATGGGCGGCAGCATCTGCGTGGACACCGCCCCCGGCGAGGGCACCGAATTCCACATCACCCTGCCCCTGCGTACCGAAGAAGCCCCCCCCAAGGCGAGCCGCGCACCCCGACGGCCCGCAGCGCCGGACGCAACGGGCTCTGCTCCGGAAGCCGCCAGCACCCAGGGCGCCACCCCGAACGCATCACCGCCCCCCCACGCGGCGGCAAAACCAGCAAAAGAGGGCGAAACGGCAGGGGGAAAGGGTGCTGCGGGGGACCATGCCCCGGACGCCGCCGGGGATACCCCGCGCATTCTGGTGGTGGATGACGACGAGGTGAACCTGATAACCGCGCAACGGTTGCTGACCCGGCTGGGCTACGCGGCAGACCGCGCCGCCTCAGGGCGGCAGGCTCTGGAAATGCTGGGCCGCAACCGCTACGACGCGGTACTCATGGACATCCAGATGCCCGACATGGACGGGATGGACGTTACCCGGCTCATCCGCATGCGCGAGCCCGTGAGCCCCGGCACCACCCCGCCGTGGGTGCCGGTGGTGGCCCTGACCGCCCACGCCATGCTGGGCGACCGCGAGCGGTTTCTGGCGGCGGGCATGAACGACTACCTGGCCAAACCCATAGAACTCGACCAGTTGGATGCCCGCTTGCGGGCCCAATTGCGCAGCCGGCCGCAGGCACAATCGCAGACCCGCCCGGAACCCGCCCAGCCCACCGGCACCGGGTCTGGCGACCGCTGA
- a CDS encoding AIR synthase-related protein — translation MLRRIEVGLRPQVTDTVGRNVAAKIRASLGLNVESVRLVRVFTVDGLSEGALARMVAKGVLHDPVLQDAALDLLPAPQGAAPADWVLEVGFRPGVTDNEGRTARDTLALVLGADRRAIAVYTSAQFHVTCARDTPLSRADMEHIARDLLANELIQRFVLKSRDEWAAEPGFVPQAAQVTGASSDEVAIIPLSTMDDAAMMAFSRENTLALSLEELHAIRAYYADPAVRQGRAVMGLPADPTDAEIEVLAQTWSEHCKHKIFSARIDYENRETGRREVVDSLYKTYIQGSTKTIRQRLGDRDFCRSVFKDNAGVIAFNDTHDVCIKVETHNSPSALDPYGGALTGIVGVNRDPMGTGLGAELLCNTDVFCFASPFHEGELPPRLLHPRRVMEGVREGVEHGGNKSGIPTVNGSIVFDERYLGKPLVYCGTVGMLPKEIHGRPGWYKKALPGDIIVMAGGRIGKDGIHGATFSSEELHEGSPATAVQIGDPITQRKMYDCIMRARDMGLYNAITDNGAGGLSSSVGEMAQDTGGCRLDLSRAPLKYDGLRPWEILLSEAQERMTLAVPPQKLDAFLALAKEMDVELTPLGEFTESGRFHVVYGDRQVACLDMDFLHDGVPQMQLSAVWERPSVAPECECRLNPAPAEQGPLLHAMLGRLNICSKEYLIRQYDHEVKGGSVVKPLVGVKRDGPADAAVVRPLLDSEAGIVLSHGICPKFSDYDTYWMMANAIDEAVRNAVAVGGDPDRMAGTDNFCWCDPVQSEKTPDGQYKLAQLVRANQALAHFCLAYGVPCISGKDSMKNDYFGGGVKISIPPTVLYSVLGVMDDVNRAVTSDFKQPGDKVYLLGDTFRELGGSEIADQLNTVGAQVPQVDALAAMARYRALHAAINAGLVTACHDLSDGGLAVALAEMAVGGRLGARCDIAAAPVADDMTATELLYAESASRLLVTVKPGNAAAFEAHFAGSACACIGEVTADAVLAVTAQGAPLLAEGVEGLARSFKATFNW, via the coding sequence ATGCTTCGGCGCATAGAAGTTGGCCTTCGGCCGCAGGTCACCGATACCGTGGGCCGCAACGTCGCCGCCAAGATCCGGGCCTCGCTGGGCCTGAACGTGGAATCCGTGCGCCTCGTCAGGGTGTTCACCGTGGATGGCCTTTCGGAAGGCGCACTGGCCCGCATGGTGGCTAAGGGCGTGCTGCACGACCCCGTATTGCAGGACGCCGCGCTGGACCTGCTGCCCGCCCCGCAGGGCGCGGCCCCGGCGGACTGGGTGCTGGAAGTGGGCTTTCGCCCCGGCGTCACCGACAACGAGGGCCGCACCGCGCGCGACACCCTGGCTCTGGTGCTGGGTGCCGACCGCCGCGCCATCGCCGTGTACACCTCGGCCCAGTTCCACGTGACCTGCGCCAGGGACACGCCCCTGTCCCGCGCGGACATGGAGCACATCGCCCGCGACCTGCTGGCCAACGAGCTCATCCAGCGCTTTGTCCTGAAAAGCCGCGACGAATGGGCAGCCGAACCCGGCTTTGTCCCGCAGGCCGCGCAGGTGACCGGGGCATCGAGCGACGAAGTTGCCATAATCCCGCTGTCCACCATGGACGACGCGGCCATGATGGCCTTCAGCCGCGAGAATACCCTGGCCCTCAGTCTGGAAGAGTTGCACGCCATCCGCGCCTACTACGCGGACCCCGCCGTGCGCCAAGGCCGCGCCGTCATGGGCCTGCCTGCCGACCCCACCGACGCGGAAATCGAAGTGCTGGCCCAGACCTGGTCCGAGCACTGCAAGCACAAGATATTTTCTGCCCGCATCGACTACGAGAACCGCGAAACGGGCCGCCGCGAGGTGGTGGACAGCCTGTACAAGACGTACATTCAGGGTTCCACCAAAACCATCCGCCAGCGCCTCGGCGATCGCGACTTCTGCCGTTCGGTGTTCAAGGATAACGCCGGGGTCATCGCCTTCAACGACACCCACGACGTGTGCATCAAGGTGGAAACCCACAACAGCCCCTCGGCGCTGGACCCCTACGGCGGCGCGCTGACCGGCATCGTGGGCGTGAACCGCGACCCCATGGGCACCGGCCTTGGCGCGGAACTCTTGTGCAACACCGACGTGTTCTGCTTTGCCTCGCCCTTCCACGAAGGCGAACTGCCCCCCCGCCTGCTGCACCCCCGCCGGGTCATGGAAGGCGTGCGCGAGGGCGTTGAGCACGGCGGCAACAAGTCGGGCATTCCCACCGTCAACGGCTCCATCGTGTTCGACGAACGCTACCTCGGCAAGCCGCTGGTGTACTGCGGCACCGTGGGCATGCTGCCCAAGGAAATTCATGGCCGCCCCGGCTGGTACAAGAAGGCCCTGCCCGGCGACATCATCGTCATGGCGGGTGGGCGCATCGGCAAGGACGGCATCCACGGGGCCACCTTCTCGTCCGAAGAACTGCACGAAGGCTCCCCGGCCACGGCAGTGCAGATCGGCGACCCCATCACCCAGCGCAAGATGTACGACTGCATCATGCGCGCCCGCGACATGGGCCTGTACAACGCCATCACCGACAACGGCGCGGGCGGCCTTTCCTCGTCCGTGGGCGAAATGGCCCAGGATACCGGCGGCTGCCGTCTGGACCTTTCGCGCGCCCCGCTGAAGTACGACGGCCTGCGCCCGTGGGAAATCCTGCTGTCGGAAGCGCAGGAACGCATGACCCTGGCCGTGCCGCCGCAAAAGCTGGACGCCTTCCTGGCCCTGGCCAAGGAAATGGACGTGGAGCTTACCCCGCTGGGCGAGTTCACCGAATCGGGGCGCTTCCACGTGGTGTACGGCGACAGGCAGGTGGCCTGCCTGGACATGGACTTCCTGCATGACGGCGTGCCCCAGATGCAACTTTCCGCCGTGTGGGAACGCCCGTCCGTCGCCCCCGAATGCGAGTGCAGGCTGAACCCGGCCCCTGCCGAGCAGGGCCCGCTGCTGCACGCCATGCTGGGCCGCCTGAACATCTGCAGCAAGGAATACCTGATCCGCCAGTACGACCACGAGGTGAAGGGCGGCAGCGTGGTGAAGCCCCTCGTCGGCGTCAAGCGCGACGGCCCGGCGGACGCCGCCGTGGTGCGCCCCCTGCTGGACAGCGAGGCGGGCATCGTGCTTTCGCACGGCATCTGCCCCAAGTTCAGCGATTACGACACCTACTGGATGATGGCCAATGCCATCGACGAGGCGGTGCGCAACGCCGTGGCCGTGGGCGGCGACCCCGACCGCATGGCCGGCACCGACAACTTCTGCTGGTGCGACCCGGTGCAGTCGGAAAAGACCCCCGACGGCCAGTACAAGCTGGCCCAACTGGTGCGCGCCAACCAGGCCCTGGCCCACTTCTGCCTTGCCTACGGGGTGCCCTGCATCTCCGGCAAGGACTCCATGAAGAACGACTACTTCGGCGGCGGGGTGAAAATCTCCATCCCGCCCACGGTGCTGTACTCGGTGCTGGGCGTCATGGATGACGTGAACCGGGCCGTCACCTCCGACTTCAAGCAGCCCGGCGACAAGGTGTACCTGCTGGGCGACACCTTCCGCGAACTGGGCGGCAGCGAAATCGCCGACCAGTTGAACACCGTGGGCGCCCAGGTGCCCCAGGTGGACGCGCTGGCCGCCATGGCCCGCTACCGCGCCCTGCACGCGGCCATCAACGCGGGCCTCGTCACCGCCTGCCACGACCTGTCCGACGGCGGCCTTGCCGTGGCCCTGGCCGAAATGGCCGTGGGCGGGCGGCTGGGCGCGCGGTGCGACATTGCCGCCGCGCCTGTTGCAGACGACATGACCGCCACGGAACTGCTGTATGCCGAATCCGCCAGCCGACTGCTGGTCACCGTGAAGCCGGGCAACGCCGCCGCCTTTGAGGCGCACTTTGCCGGGTCCGCCTGCGCCTGCATCGGCGAGGTGACGGCGGATGCCGTCCTTGCCGTCACCGCGCAGGGCGCCCCCCTGCTGGCGGAAGGCGTGGAAGGGCTGGCCCGCTCGTTCAAGGCCACCTTCAACTGGTAG